A portion of the Triticum dicoccoides isolate Atlit2015 ecotype Zavitan unplaced genomic scaffold, WEW_v2.0 scaffold176885, whole genome shotgun sequence genome contains these proteins:
- the LOC119344632 gene encoding heavy metal-associated isoprenylated plant protein 46-like, with product MKQKIVIQLSMSCDKSRSKALTVAARAAGVTSMGITGDARDQLEVVGDGVDPVCLVSCLRKKLGHAQIIKVEEVKKPDEKKKEDPKPPAPMPVPVHPPPYFYPPSSYYPHQYPPHFCDEQPGNCRTM from the exons ATGAAG CAAAAGATTGTCATCCAATTGAGCATGTCGTGCGACAAGAGCAGGTCCAAAGCCCTCACCGTGGCcgccagagcagccggggtgacatCCATGGGGATAACCGGCGACGCGAGGGACCAGCTGGAGGTGGTCGGCGACGGCGTCGACCCGGTGTGCCTCGTCAGCTGCCTCCGCAAGAAGCTCGGCCACGCCCAAATCATCAAGGtggaggaagtgaagaagccggatgagaagaagaaggaggacccGAAGCCGCCGGCGCCCATGCCCGTGCCCGTGCACCCGCCGCCGTACTTCTACCCGCCCAGCTCCTACTACCCCCACCAGTACCCGCCGCACTTCTGCGACGAGCAGCCCGGCAACTGCCGGACCATGTAA